In [Leptolyngbya] sp. PCC 7376, a genomic segment contains:
- the aroH gene encoding chorismate mutase: protein MDWKVRAIRGATTASSNTKEAIAESVKELLDDIDQRNELDPEEIISVVFTTTADLDAIFPAAIARKRDHWDSVPLLDVQQMAVTPSLQQCIRVLIHINTPKPQAEIKHSYLREASNLRPDWSLAQVASR, encoded by the coding sequence GTGGACTGGAAGGTACGAGCAATTCGCGGCGCAACGACAGCATCGTCAAATACCAAGGAGGCGATCGCAGAGTCTGTCAAAGAATTACTCGATGATATCGACCAGCGTAACGAGCTTGATCCCGAAGAAATTATCAGTGTTGTGTTTACGACGACAGCGGATTTGGACGCGATCTTTCCGGCGGCGATCGCCCGCAAACGAGATCATTGGGACAGTGTGCCTCTTTTAGATGTGCAACAGATGGCAGTAACTCCCAGCTTGCAACAATGCATCCGGGTACTCATCCACATCAATACCCCCAAACCCCAAGCAGAGATTAAGCATTCCTACCTCCGCGAGGCTAGCAATCTCAGACCAGATTGGTCTTTAGCCCAAGTGGCTAGCCGTTAA
- a CDS encoding DMT family transporter produces MTGNLSKDTFLKFPLVLIAPFFLWGTAMVAMKGVLEVTSPLFLASTRLVPAGILVLLFARIMGRNQRIPAEGWIWICAFAFIDGLMFQGFLAEGLVKTGAGLGSVMIDSQPLAVALLSSWLFGERIGLWGWLGLTFGILGISLIGIPDDWIFAVTAGDFSFLQVDNLEISGEVLMLAASLSMAVGTILIRYVSRYVDPVVATGWHMIIGGIPLLVASGFLETQQWQNINVSGWLALGYSTIFGSAIAYGLFFLLASKGNLTSLSALTFLTPVFALIFGHLILAEELSQLQWFGVGLTLVSIYLINQRERIAQQWRSLTNKSASNQSVAATTIEKKERLK; encoded by the coding sequence ATGACCGGAAACTTATCGAAGGACACATTCCTCAAATTTCCTTTGGTGTTAATTGCGCCATTCTTTTTGTGGGGCACAGCGATGGTGGCCATGAAAGGCGTTTTGGAAGTCACATCGCCTTTGTTTCTCGCCTCGACACGTCTTGTTCCTGCCGGAATTTTGGTTTTACTATTTGCTCGCATCATGGGTCGGAACCAAAGAATTCCAGCAGAGGGCTGGATTTGGATCTGTGCCTTTGCTTTCATCGATGGCCTTATGTTTCAGGGTTTTCTTGCAGAAGGGCTGGTGAAAACTGGGGCAGGTTTAGGATCAGTCATGATCGATTCTCAACCGCTTGCCGTTGCACTACTGTCGAGTTGGTTATTTGGTGAGCGTATCGGTCTATGGGGTTGGCTGGGTCTAACATTTGGCATCCTAGGCATTAGCCTCATTGGCATTCCCGATGACTGGATTTTTGCGGTAACGGCTGGGGATTTTTCATTTTTGCAAGTGGACAACCTCGAAATCAGTGGCGAGGTATTAATGCTAGCTGCATCGCTGTCAATGGCAGTCGGAACAATTTTGATTCGGTATGTCAGTCGTTATGTTGACCCTGTGGTGGCGACGGGTTGGCACATGATTATCGGCGGTATTCCATTATTAGTAGCCTCTGGCTTTCTTGAAACGCAGCAGTGGCAAAACATCAATGTGTCGGGGTGGTTGGCGCTGGGTTACTCCACGATCTTTGGCAGTGCGATCGCCTATGGTTTATTTTTCCTCCTCGCTTCCAAAGGCAATTTAACGAGTCTTAGTGCTTTAACCTTTCTCACACCAGTTTTTGCCTTGATTTTTGGACACCTCATTCTTGCAGAGGAGTTAAGTCAGCTCCAGTGGTTCGGCGTCGGTTTAACCCTTGTGAGTATCTATCTTATTAATCAGAGAGAACGTATTGCTCAACAGTGGCGATCGCTAACAAATAAGTCAGCATCCAACCAGTCAGTTGCTGCCACAACGATAGAAAAAAAGGAAAGACTAAAATAG
- a CDS encoding HEAT repeat domain-containing protein, with amino-acid sequence MTVSDLITAVNNADSAQGLIDAVEDLVAHVDQTAMTTLVDVLKFNNPGAAVAAVDGLIQLGKPVVSYLLENLDGYNYGARAWMIRVFAGVGDPRALDLLVEAANTDFSLSVRRAATKGLGSILWQDIADENERFQWQRKVLDCLLLALEDGEWVVRYGAIAGLEGLVKSLSDERQREACDYLQKFITIEDEIVVRARCWQALRQLSLAYGLNVDLENLAIG; translated from the coding sequence ATGACCGTCTCAGACTTAATTACTGCCGTTAATAATGCCGATTCTGCGCAAGGCTTAATCGATGCTGTGGAAGATTTGGTGGCTCACGTTGATCAAACCGCGATGACAACCCTTGTAGACGTGCTCAAGTTTAATAATCCAGGGGCTGCAGTGGCCGCTGTAGATGGCCTGATTCAGTTGGGTAAGCCAGTTGTTTCGTATCTATTGGAAAATCTGGATGGCTATAACTATGGTGCAAGGGCATGGATGATTCGTGTGTTTGCAGGAGTCGGCGACCCAAGAGCTTTAGATTTATTGGTTGAGGCGGCTAATACTGATTTTTCTCTCAGTGTGAGACGAGCTGCCACGAAAGGTTTAGGGAGTATTCTCTGGCAAGATATTGCTGATGAAAATGAGCGTTTCCAATGGCAACGAAAAGTACTTGATTGTTTATTGCTCGCTTTAGAGGATGGAGAATGGGTTGTTCGCTATGGGGCGATCGCCGGCTTAGAAGGATTAGTGAAATCTCTATCTGATGAGCGACAAAGAGAAGCTTGCGATTACCTACAAAAATTTATCACTATAGAAGATGAAATTGTAGTGCGTGCCAGATGTTGGCAAGCGCTTAGACAGCTTTCTCTAGCCTATGGACTCAATGTTGATCTCGAAAACTTAGCGATTGGTTAA
- a CDS encoding class I fructose-bisphosphate aldolase → MSKYSEELRATAKAMVAKGKGILAMDESNGTCNKRFQKLGIPATEEYRQMYRTLILTTPNLADYVSGPILYDETIRQTTPEGVSLLAVIKEAGMIPGIKVDTGAKELAGHTDEKVTEGLDDLRDRLAEYYKMGARFAKWRAVITIGNNIPSKGCIEANAHSLARYAALCQECGLVPIVEPEVLIDGDHTLQKCWDVTDATLHEVFKQLHAQSVAYDQMILKPSMVIAGKDCPQQTSVEDVAEATISCLLKNVPATVAGIAFLSGGQSMQQSSAHLNEMNKRFGDQCPWPVTFSYARAIQQPALDHWSGHKANIAEAQSRLLKRAQCNSAASRGEYSAEMEKELAIA, encoded by the coding sequence ATGAGTAAATATTCAGAAGAATTACGAGCAACAGCAAAAGCAATGGTTGCTAAAGGCAAGGGTATTCTTGCGATGGACGAGAGTAACGGTACTTGTAACAAGCGCTTTCAAAAGCTTGGTATTCCAGCAACTGAGGAATATCGTCAGATGTATCGCACGCTAATCTTGACCACTCCTAATCTTGCAGACTACGTCAGTGGGCCCATTCTCTATGATGAGACCATTCGTCAAACAACTCCTGAAGGTGTGTCTTTACTAGCTGTCATTAAAGAGGCTGGTATGATTCCTGGCATTAAGGTTGATACTGGCGCGAAAGAGCTAGCTGGTCACACTGATGAAAAAGTAACTGAAGGTCTTGATGATTTGCGCGATCGCCTGGCTGAATACTACAAAATGGGTGCGCGGTTTGCGAAATGGCGTGCGGTTATCACCATTGGCAACAATATTCCTAGCAAGGGGTGTATCGAAGCAAATGCCCATAGTTTGGCGCGTTATGCTGCACTATGCCAAGAATGTGGCCTTGTCCCAATTGTTGAGCCTGAAGTCTTAATTGATGGCGACCACACCTTACAGAAGTGTTGGGATGTGACTGACGCAACACTCCATGAAGTGTTTAAGCAGCTCCATGCCCAGAGCGTTGCCTATGATCAGATGATCCTCAAGCCCAGTATGGTCATTGCAGGCAAAGATTGTCCGCAACAAACAAGTGTTGAAGATGTGGCTGAGGCAACAATCAGCTGTTTACTCAAGAATGTTCCTGCAACTGTAGCCGGGATTGCGTTCCTTTCTGGCGGGCAATCAATGCAGCAATCATCTGCCCATCTGAATGAGATGAACAAACGCTTTGGTGATCAATGTCCATGGCCGGTAACCTTCTCCTATGCACGCGCCATCCAGCAGCCCGCTCTAGATCATTGGTCTGGTCATAAAGCGAATATTGCAGAAGCGCAATCTCGTCTGCTTAAGCGTGCTCAATGCAATAGCGCAGCCAGCCGCGGTGAATACTCTGCCGAGATGGAAAAAGAACTGGCGATCGCCTAA
- the sppA gene encoding signal peptide peptidase SppA: protein MVWPFPPKSRKQIARIEITGAIASETRKTVLKALKEVEEKKFPALLLRIDSPGGTVGDSQEIYEALKKLQKKVKIVASFGNISASGGVYISMGAQHIVSNPGTITGSIGVILRGNNLERLLEKVGVSFKVIKSGPYKDILSFDRQLTSEEERILQDLIDVSYGQFVKTIADARGLEVDAVKAFADGRIFSGEQAKELGTVDRLGTEEDARIWAAELAGLDPEKAECNTIEEPKSFVNRLLNRSQGRSPIGNTLNWVEFELATAGQPLWLFRP, encoded by the coding sequence ATGGTGTGGCCTTTTCCTCCCAAATCTCGGAAACAAATAGCTCGCATTGAAATCACTGGGGCGATCGCCTCGGAAACGCGCAAAACAGTTTTAAAAGCGCTAAAAGAAGTTGAGGAAAAGAAATTTCCGGCTCTATTACTCCGCATCGATTCTCCTGGTGGTACAGTCGGTGATTCTCAGGAAATTTACGAAGCACTCAAAAAATTACAAAAGAAAGTCAAAATTGTCGCGAGTTTTGGCAATATCTCAGCATCCGGCGGCGTTTATATCAGTATGGGTGCGCAGCACATTGTCTCGAATCCAGGCACGATTACGGGTAGTATCGGCGTCATTCTACGAGGCAATAATTTAGAGCGGCTCCTCGAAAAAGTCGGTGTTTCTTTTAAGGTGATTAAATCAGGGCCGTACAAAGATATTTTGTCTTTTGATCGGCAGCTAACCTCTGAGGAAGAGCGCATTCTCCAAGACTTAATCGACGTGAGTTATGGGCAATTTGTCAAAACCATTGCTGATGCTCGTGGTCTAGAGGTCGATGCAGTAAAAGCATTTGCGGATGGCCGTATTTTCAGTGGTGAACAAGCAAAAGAACTCGGTACTGTGGATCGCTTAGGGACTGAGGAAGATGCCAGAATTTGGGCGGCAGAGCTGGCGGGCCTTGATCCAGAGAAAGCAGAATGTAACACCATTGAAGAGCCAAAATCTTTTGTCAATCGACTTTTAAATCGGAGTCAGGGGCGATCGCCTATTGGCAATACCCTCAATTGGGTAGAATTTGAACTGGCGACAGCAGGACAACCACTCTGGTTATTTCGCCCCTAA
- a CDS encoding NAD(P)/FAD-dependent oxidoreductase, translated as METYEFDVAIIGGGPAGCTCALYTSRADLKTVILDKNSAVGALAITHKIANYPGVATDISGDELLQIMREQAISYGTDYRRAQVFGIDVSGEKKTVYTPEGTFTCRALVLATGAMGRKASFKGEAEFLGRGVSYCATCDAAFYRDREVVVVGSNQEAIEEAQVLTKFASTVHFVTFKIPVMEEPHVQALLASPNVKHWDRSRLVGIQGDDTGVTGVQIKTKESKEPVSLSLEGVFVYQSGSKPITDFIGDQVEFNDDGGVKVNDLMSTNIDGVWAIGDIRNTPFKQAVVAAGDGCVAAMAIDKYLNSRKGFRPDWDHS; from the coding sequence GTGGAAACGTATGAATTTGATGTCGCGATCATTGGTGGTGGACCAGCTGGCTGCACTTGTGCCCTATATACATCCAGAGCCGATCTAAAGACCGTCATTTTAGATAAAAACTCAGCAGTTGGTGCACTAGCTATCACCCACAAAATCGCTAATTATCCTGGTGTTGCTACAGATATCAGCGGGGATGAACTGTTGCAAATTATGCGTGAACAAGCGATATCCTATGGCACGGACTACCGTCGGGCTCAGGTATTTGGCATCGACGTTAGCGGTGAAAAGAAAACAGTATATACACCAGAAGGTACATTTACTTGTCGGGCTCTCGTTTTGGCGACAGGTGCAATGGGTCGCAAAGCATCATTTAAAGGAGAAGCAGAATTTTTGGGACGTGGTGTCAGTTATTGCGCAACCTGTGATGCAGCTTTTTATCGCGATCGTGAAGTTGTAGTTGTGGGCTCTAACCAAGAAGCAATAGAAGAAGCGCAGGTGCTAACAAAATTTGCATCTACTGTACATTTTGTGACGTTTAAAATCCCGGTTATGGAAGAGCCCCATGTTCAAGCTTTATTAGCCTCACCAAATGTCAAACATTGGGATCGCTCTCGCCTTGTCGGTATTCAGGGTGATGATACTGGTGTGACAGGCGTTCAAATAAAAACCAAAGAATCAAAAGAGCCAGTATCTTTATCCCTTGAAGGAGTATTCGTCTATCAAAGTGGCTCAAAGCCCATTACAGATTTTATTGGTGATCAAGTGGAATTCAATGATGATGGTGGTGTGAAAGTTAATGATTTGATGTCTACAAATATTGACGGTGTTTGGGCAATTGGAGATATACGAAATACACCATTTAAGCAAGCAGTTGTTGCAGCCGGTGATGGTTGTGTTGCAGCAATGGCAATCGATAAATATCTAAATAGTCGTAAAGGGTTTAGACCAGATTGGGATCATTCTTAA
- a CDS encoding alpha/beta fold hydrolase yields the protein MACPSDALWLSVNPSLRHFDQRLCRLLRRHVEIQYWSYHQTPDEPCSIETAVTLLHDYLKHRSVPIHLIGHGVSGAVALLYARLHPSRVKSLTLLGVGANPAISWHTQYYALRNNLPCNRQMILMQMARILFGAIGSKKLTGIARVLVKNLDTELSSHSLIEHRNFESGGVEVPILVCNGAFDTIIDPNEHARWQPYLNSGDRLWTCQKGRHFFHHSHASQVNPIIVDFWQRATSPFARTALIEVIS from the coding sequence ATGGCCTGTCCTTCTGATGCTTTATGGCTAAGCGTCAATCCCAGCTTGAGACACTTCGATCAGCGTTTATGTCGACTACTGCGCAGACATGTCGAAATCCAATATTGGAGCTACCATCAAACACCTGATGAGCCTTGCTCTATTGAAACGGCCGTTACGCTACTTCATGATTATCTCAAGCATCGATCAGTACCCATTCATCTCATCGGACATGGTGTAAGTGGTGCTGTAGCTTTGTTATACGCGCGCTTACACCCATCGAGAGTTAAGTCCTTGACTCTATTGGGGGTTGGTGCAAATCCTGCGATTAGTTGGCATACCCAATACTATGCTCTTAGAAATAATTTGCCTTGCAATCGTCAAATGATTTTGATGCAGATGGCAAGAATTTTATTTGGTGCTATTGGTTCAAAAAAACTGACTGGTATTGCCAGGGTGTTAGTCAAAAATTTAGATACAGAATTGTCTTCTCACTCTCTGATCGAGCATCGTAATTTTGAGAGTGGCGGTGTGGAAGTTCCAATCCTCGTGTGCAATGGGGCGTTCGACACCATTATTGATCCAAATGAACATGCTCGTTGGCAGCCGTATCTGAATAGTGGCGATCGCCTATGGACATGCCAAAAAGGAAGACATTTTTTCCATCATAGCCATGCCTCACAAGTTAACCCGATCATCGTTGATTTTTGGCAGAGGGCGACCTCACCTTTCGCAAGAACAGCACTCATTGAAGTCATTTCCTAA
- a CDS encoding MFS transporter — translation MTQPLKPQAEKLNLTTKIAFGAGDIGPALTANVLVFFLLYFFTQVAGLPPGLAGSILMIGKIADAVNDPVVGMMSDRTRTKWGRRIPWMLWGTLPFVIVFFGQWLVPHFSDVDAINDWFLFGYYVVMGILFNLAYTAVNLPYAALTPELTQDYNERTSLNSFRFSFSIGSSIFSLIVARIVFQAYPDNPAKQYWILGLVCSIFALLTLLWCTLRLQEKGREAIFNNAQRIALGYILAGLSGLSVLGVIVLQWLQVGFVWIFVAIALAILLGVSAFTFIQSPTEEHLLVAHPSHDDGEAPVPFKEQLKIAFNNKPFLYVIGIYLASWLAIQLTASILPYFVISWMGLPDAMFPNAALAVQGTALILLFVASAFSKKVGKKKVYFAGVSIWILAQVGLFFLQPGQVGLMFFFAVMAGCGVAVSYLIPWSMVPDVIELDELNTGKRREGVFYGFMVLLQKMGLAISLFLVGQALSWAGFVESVAGETPPIQPDSALFAIRVAIAPLPTLALIIGLVLAYFYPITKEYHEEIRLKLTERNNKQIVDS, via the coding sequence ATGACCCAGCCGCTGAAACCCCAAGCCGAAAAACTCAATCTCACCACAAAAATTGCGTTTGGGGCGGGAGATATTGGGCCAGCCCTTACGGCTAATGTTTTAGTCTTTTTCTTGCTGTACTTTTTTACGCAGGTGGCCGGCTTACCGCCAGGATTAGCGGGCAGTATTTTGATGATTGGCAAAATTGCCGATGCGGTGAATGATCCTGTCGTCGGCATGATGAGTGATCGCACCCGAACGAAATGGGGCAGGCGAATCCCTTGGATGTTGTGGGGAACCTTGCCATTTGTGATCGTCTTTTTCGGGCAATGGCTTGTGCCACATTTCAGCGATGTTGATGCCATTAATGACTGGTTTTTATTTGGCTATTACGTGGTGATGGGGATTTTATTTAACCTCGCCTACACTGCTGTTAATTTGCCCTATGCTGCGCTCACACCAGAGTTGACGCAAGACTATAACGAGCGGACAAGCCTTAACAGTTTTCGGTTTAGCTTTTCCATTGGCTCCAGTATTTTTTCGCTAATTGTGGCGCGCATTGTGTTTCAGGCTTACCCCGATAATCCAGCTAAACAATATTGGATTTTAGGTTTAGTGTGCTCGATATTTGCGTTGCTCACATTGCTCTGGTGTACGTTGCGATTGCAGGAAAAAGGTCGCGAAGCCATCTTCAATAATGCACAGCGTATTGCCTTGGGATATATTTTGGCTGGATTGTCTGGATTATCGGTTTTAGGGGTGATTGTTCTGCAATGGCTGCAAGTCGGTTTTGTTTGGATATTTGTGGCGATCGCCCTTGCAATTCTATTGGGTGTGAGTGCTTTTACCTTTATTCAGTCACCGACAGAAGAGCATCTATTAGTCGCTCATCCTAGCCATGATGATGGTGAAGCCCCAGTTCCATTCAAAGAACAACTCAAAATTGCCTTTAATAACAAGCCTTTCCTTTATGTGATCGGCATCTATTTAGCATCGTGGTTGGCAATCCAATTAACCGCGTCAATTTTGCCCTACTTCGTCATTAGCTGGATGGGTTTACCCGATGCCATGTTCCCCAACGCAGCCCTTGCAGTACAGGGAACAGCCTTAATTTTGTTATTTGTCGCCAGTGCCTTCAGCAAAAAAGTAGGCAAGAAAAAAGTCTATTTTGCGGGGGTTAGCATTTGGATTCTCGCGCAAGTTGGCTTGTTTTTCCTTCAGCCCGGACAAGTGGGTTTGATGTTCTTCTTTGCAGTGATGGCGGGATGCGGTGTGGCAGTCAGTTATCTAATTCCTTGGTCAATGGTTCCCGATGTCATTGAGCTAGACGAACTCAACACAGGCAAACGGCGGGAAGGCGTTTTCTATGGCTTTATGGTGTTACTCCAAAAAATGGGCTTAGCGATTAGTCTATTTCTCGTGGGACAAGCCCTATCTTGGGCGGGCTTCGTCGAATCCGTGGCGGGTGAAACACCTCCCATCCAACCAGACTCTGCTTTGTTTGCTATCCGCGTGGCGATCGCCCCCTTGCCAACTCTTGCCTTAATTATCGGTTTAGTATTGGCGTATTTTTATCCCATCACCAAGGAATACCACGAAGAAATTCGCCTCAAACTTACTGAACGCAATAATAAGCAGATTGTCGATTCTTAG